From Streptomyces cyaneogriseus subsp. noncyanogenus, the proteins below share one genomic window:
- a CDS encoding SAV_2336 N-terminal domain-related protein, which translates to MTDAAPRHGPHTPGDGPEAGPAGLPGSDPLAELILRLREIHLDPDAEQLCDALWLARWTRPADGQDGPPPGGRIVPPVEPPPVRPLPPPDDTPPPAPEPQPYADPADRRVALYPVPRDGSPPMAGPGRARALPVGVPAAPVLPAPLELQRALRPLQGYRSAAPPRRTELDEVATAEASAEAGGLILPVRRHVLRGDARLQLVMDASSSMRVWDRLFTELEQVFSQLGAFSDIQVGHLHQDPGGAPAVSRSPDAYAAPLHSADRLSDPTGRRIVVLVSDCAGPLWHSGHAHRLLHHLSRQGPVAVLQPLPQRMWNRTRLPVTFGELSRGDTLGGAAALRVRTAAGVPAEARRGAVPVPVLPPEPVALGSWARLLSGAGAGPVPGAVGWVRADQPPAPAARPDRQRTPFERVSRFSSGASPAAGRLAVYLAAAPLSLPVMQLVQRTMLPDSGPAELAEVLVGGLVTRAGADHGDGTHWYEIEPDVRDALLSRLGRDEAMLVLKHCSEYIEQRFGKGGPNFPALALAQLGDAGSGRPYTHAAGYSGETAGNGEGDPVPQPFAEIAARVLERFMPLPEQFAPYDGGRADARPAAERPPHRAVTRARALLARFDAEGMIQDVIDAVQLLRGATEHDRPPGADPRLWAEYAYCTLRLWEVQGGTALLQEAERAAERAAAHPRALRERAVLARVLHAAATDARRRGDRPGALELLRRADREYAVACAAPGLDDEEALRLTLERVGALEAQWRLGGDSALLQGAVGMLEAFADAWPDRGGRPPGLPLAHGRMLLRLSEVTSDPAQARLYAEQAARSLGTALEAGDRQDTAESVRARVRILTDLADALLGAGGPLEVAQARVDEALGAVREQGQRAALLVRAGRIAVARHAESGEPAELQRAADRFAQAAQRLPRDAPTHADVLAEWGEALLRLAGLETGARSQERLSRAIRVLRDCRMETPAGSRRLARRLLLLGRALMLRYGARGDRVDLREAEYLFGLAAADADDALLAARCRLELGQAQYEAYRSLGRATRLDVAVDAFRAAAESARRAEEEAETERRRQEAVELAAQAQHWRGMSYEAAGRPRAARDAYRAAQAQWARLPDGSLGTGEPTARQTAQRLAALE; encoded by the coding sequence ATGACCGACGCAGCGCCGCGTCACGGTCCTCACACCCCCGGCGACGGACCCGAGGCCGGGCCCGCCGGTCTGCCCGGGAGCGACCCCCTGGCCGAACTCATCCTCCGGCTGCGCGAGATCCACCTCGACCCGGACGCCGAGCAGTTGTGCGACGCCCTCTGGCTGGCCCGCTGGACCCGGCCGGCGGACGGGCAGGACGGCCCCCCGCCCGGCGGGCGGATCGTGCCACCGGTCGAGCCCCCGCCCGTCCGCCCCCTGCCGCCGCCGGACGACACCCCGCCCCCGGCGCCGGAACCGCAGCCGTACGCGGACCCGGCCGACCGGCGGGTCGCCCTCTACCCCGTACCGAGGGACGGGTCGCCGCCCATGGCGGGGCCGGGCCGGGCCCGCGCCCTGCCGGTGGGCGTACCGGCCGCACCCGTCCTGCCCGCGCCCCTCGAACTCCAGCGGGCGCTGCGCCCGTTGCAGGGCTACCGCAGCGCCGCCCCGCCGCGGCGCACCGAGCTCGACGAGGTCGCGACGGCGGAGGCGAGCGCCGAGGCCGGCGGGCTGATCCTGCCCGTCCGCCGCCATGTGCTGCGCGGCGACGCACGGCTGCAACTGGTGATGGACGCCTCGTCCTCGATGCGCGTGTGGGACCGCCTGTTCACCGAACTGGAGCAGGTGTTCTCCCAGTTGGGCGCCTTCTCCGACATCCAGGTCGGCCATCTGCACCAGGACCCGGGCGGCGCCCCGGCCGTCAGCCGCAGCCCCGACGCGTACGCCGCGCCGCTGCACTCGGCGGACCGGCTCAGCGACCCGACCGGACGCCGCATCGTCGTGCTGGTCAGCGACTGCGCGGGCCCGCTGTGGCACAGCGGCCACGCCCACCGGCTCCTGCACCACCTGTCCCGGCAGGGGCCGGTCGCCGTGCTCCAGCCGCTGCCGCAGCGCATGTGGAACCGCACCCGGCTCCCCGTCACCTTCGGCGAGCTCTCCCGGGGCGACACCCTGGGTGGCGCCGCCGCGCTGCGGGTGCGCACCGCCGCCGGAGTGCCGGCCGAGGCCCGCCGGGGCGCGGTGCCGGTGCCGGTGCTGCCGCCCGAGCCGGTCGCCCTCGGCTCGTGGGCGCGCCTGCTGTCCGGGGCCGGTGCCGGGCCGGTGCCGGGCGCCGTGGGCTGGGTGCGCGCCGACCAGCCGCCCGCCCCGGCCGCGCGTCCCGACCGGCAGCGGACGCCGTTCGAGCGGGTCAGCCGGTTCAGCTCCGGCGCCTCCCCGGCCGCCGGGCGCCTGGCCGTCTACCTCGCGGCGGCCCCGCTGTCCCTGCCGGTGATGCAGTTGGTGCAGCGCACGATGCTGCCCGACTCCGGCCCCGCCGAACTCGCCGAGGTCCTGGTCGGCGGCCTGGTCACCCGGGCCGGCGCCGACCACGGCGACGGCACCCACTGGTACGAGATCGAGCCGGACGTACGGGACGCCCTGCTGTCCCGCCTGGGCCGGGACGAGGCCATGCTCGTGCTCAAGCACTGTTCGGAGTACATAGAGCAGCGCTTCGGCAAGGGCGGCCCCAACTTCCCGGCCCTCGCCCTGGCCCAGCTCGGCGACGCCGGTTCGGGACGCCCCTACACCCACGCCGCCGGCTACTCCGGCGAGACGGCCGGGAACGGGGAGGGCGATCCGGTCCCGCAGCCCTTCGCGGAGATCGCGGCCCGGGTGCTGGAACGGTTCATGCCGCTGCCCGAGCAGTTCGCCCCGTACGACGGCGGCCGGGCGGACGCGCGGCCCGCCGCGGAACGGCCCCCGCACCGGGCGGTCACCCGGGCCCGAGCACTGCTCGCCCGGTTCGACGCCGAGGGCATGATCCAGGACGTGATCGACGCGGTGCAGCTCCTGCGCGGCGCCACCGAACACGATCGTCCGCCCGGCGCGGACCCGCGGCTGTGGGCCGAGTACGCCTACTGCACCCTGCGGCTGTGGGAGGTGCAGGGCGGGACGGCCCTGCTCCAGGAGGCGGAGCGGGCGGCCGAACGCGCCGCCGCGCACCCCCGCGCGCTGCGCGAACGCGCCGTCCTCGCGCGCGTGCTGCACGCCGCGGCCACCGACGCCCGGCGCCGCGGCGACCGGCCCGGCGCGCTGGAGCTGCTGCGCCGCGCCGACCGGGAGTACGCGGTGGCCTGCGCGGCACCCGGACTCGACGACGAGGAGGCGCTGCGGCTCACCCTGGAACGGGTCGGCGCCCTGGAGGCCCAGTGGCGCCTGGGCGGTGACAGCGCCCTCCTGCAAGGCGCGGTCGGCATGCTGGAGGCGTTCGCCGACGCCTGGCCCGACCGGGGCGGCCGCCCGCCCGGGCTGCCCCTCGCCCACGGCCGGATGCTGCTGCGCCTGTCGGAGGTCACCTCCGACCCGGCCCAGGCCCGTCTGTACGCCGAGCAGGCGGCCCGGTCGCTCGGCACCGCCCTGGAGGCCGGCGACCGGCAGGACACCGCCGAGTCGGTCCGCGCCCGGGTGCGGATCCTGACCGACCTGGCCGACGCGCTGCTGGGCGCGGGCGGCCCGCTGGAAGTGGCCCAGGCCCGGGTCGACGAGGCCCTCGGCGCGGTACGGGAGCAGGGGCAGCGCGCGGCCCTGCTGGTCCGCGCCGGACGCATCGCCGTCGCGCGCCACGCCGAGTCGGGGGAGCCGGCCGAACTCCAGCGCGCCGCCGACCGTTTCGCGCAGGCCGCGCAGCGGCTGCCGCGCGACGCGCCCACGCACGCCGACGTGCTCGCCGAATGGGGGGAGGCGCTGCTGCGGCTCGCCGGGCTGGAGACCGGCGCGCGGTCCCAGGAGCGGTTGTCCCGGGCCATCCGGGTGCTGCGGGACTGCCGGATGGAGACCCCGGCGGGCAGCCGCCGCCTCGCCCGTCGGCTGCTGCTGCTCGGGCGGGCGCTGATGCTCCGGTACGGGGCGCGCGGCGACCGGGTGGACCTGCGGGAGGCCGAGTACCTCTTCGGGCTGGCGGCGGCCGACGCGGACGACGCGCTGCTGGCCGCCCGGTGCCGGCTGGAGCTCGGGCAGGCCCAGTACGAGGCGTACCGCAGCCTCGGCCGCGCGACGCGCCTGGACGTGGCGGTGGACGCCTTCCGGGCCGCCGCCGAGTCGGCCCGCAGGGCGGAGGAGGAGGCCGAGACCGAGCGGCGGCGCCAGGAGGCCGTGGAGCTGGCCGCGCAGGCGCAGCACTGGCGGGGTATGTCCTACGAAGCGGCCGGGCGTCCCCGTGCCGCCCGGGACGCCTACCGGGCGGCCCAGGCGCAGTGGGCGCGGCTGCCGGACGGCAGCCTGGGCACGGGCGAGCCGACCGCGCGGCAGACGGCGCAGCGGCTGGCCGCGCTGGAGTGA
- a CDS encoding aKG-HExxH-type peptide beta-hydroxylase — MFPPVPDRALLELARTEGGPGTLALLVRDQDTRRLLLLRAVLDAAEGADRSVCTPGQKARLREDWALLVAADRAEAPAPQDPRTGSPPPPSPARERLFHPLTGPWARSCLRALDGGGPRPARDLAHFSALAAVAAARAGLPFTTRLTARDGVLTLPSLGALHTAGSGDAPVDVGYDGDRLTLRQHGAPDVTVHLESGVGAWSGALAWTPAHALPGLLPGAPPLPLDDLDPYRELPDGPRYGNAARPLTPDEAERKRWHQAWSGTAAALRSGGAHRLAETAALLRCLVPLETPSDIGTGRGSCSATRREAFGALLSSTPPDPVTFAATLVHELQHAKLAALGDLVTLHQSDPEPRYFAPWRPDPRPYDGLLQGTYSHLAMAAFYQRRALLTRRPDREWAWAQHARYHAQVGAALPALVGSPDLTPRGRRFVDEMAATYERLAEHPAPRGHTARAQAYVKAARALWRQRHAPALPRPNE, encoded by the coding sequence ATGTTTCCACCGGTCCCCGACCGGGCCCTCCTCGAACTGGCCCGCACCGAGGGCGGCCCCGGCACGCTGGCCCTCCTCGTGCGCGACCAGGACACCCGGCGGCTGCTCCTGCTGCGCGCCGTGCTCGACGCGGCCGAGGGAGCCGACCGGTCCGTGTGCACGCCCGGCCAGAAGGCCCGGCTGCGGGAGGACTGGGCCCTGCTCGTCGCGGCGGACCGGGCGGAGGCACCGGCCCCGCAGGACCCCCGTACAGGCTCCCCACCCCCGCCGAGCCCCGCCCGCGAGCGCCTCTTCCACCCGCTCACCGGCCCCTGGGCCCGCTCCTGCCTGCGCGCCCTGGACGGCGGCGGCCCCCGTCCGGCCCGGGACCTCGCCCACTTCAGCGCGCTCGCCGCCGTCGCCGCCGCACGCGCCGGTCTGCCCTTCACCACCCGGCTCACCGCCCGCGACGGGGTGCTCACCCTGCCCTCCCTCGGCGCGCTGCACACGGCCGGGAGCGGGGACGCGCCCGTCGACGTCGGCTACGACGGCGACCGGCTGACCCTGCGCCAGCACGGCGCCCCCGACGTGACCGTGCACCTGGAGAGCGGCGTCGGCGCCTGGTCCGGCGCGCTGGCCTGGACCCCCGCCCACGCGCTGCCCGGACTGCTCCCCGGGGCCCCGCCCCTGCCCCTGGACGACCTCGACCCCTACCGCGAACTGCCCGACGGCCCCCGGTACGGCAACGCCGCCCGCCCCCTCACCCCCGACGAGGCCGAACGCAAGCGGTGGCACCAGGCGTGGTCCGGCACGGCCGCCGCGCTGCGCTCGGGCGGCGCCCACCGCCTCGCCGAGACCGCCGCACTGCTGCGCTGCCTCGTCCCCCTGGAGACGCCGTCCGACATCGGCACCGGCCGGGGCAGTTGCAGCGCCACCCGGCGCGAGGCGTTCGGCGCCCTGCTCAGCAGCACCCCGCCCGACCCCGTGACCTTCGCCGCCACCCTCGTCCACGAACTCCAGCACGCCAAACTGGCCGCCCTCGGCGACCTCGTGACCCTGCATCAGTCCGATCCGGAGCCCCGCTACTTCGCCCCGTGGCGCCCCGACCCCCGCCCCTACGACGGCCTGCTCCAGGGCACCTACTCCCACCTCGCGATGGCCGCCTTCTACCAGCGCCGGGCGCTCCTCACCAGGCGGCCGGACCGGGAGTGGGCCTGGGCCCAGCACGCGCGCTACCACGCCCAGGTGGGCGCCGCGCTCCCCGCCCTCGTCGGCTCACCCGACCTCACACCGCGCGGACGGCGCTTCGTCGACGAGATGGCCGCCACCTACGAACGCCTGGCCGAACACCCGGCGCCCCGCGGTCACACGGCGCGCGCGCAGGCGTACGTCAAGGCAGCGCGCGCGCTGTGGAGGCAGCGTCATGCTCCCGCACTGCCGCGCCCGAATGAGTGA
- the fxsA gene encoding FxSxx-COOH cyclophane-containing RiPP peptide: MEARNESWPPAAPASFGEPPPVTPPPAEPLPDLLTLDLAELGTIEHPVLREVVGELRARAAEQSEMLWGFDNSF, from the coding sequence ATGGAAGCACGGAACGAGTCCTGGCCGCCCGCGGCGCCCGCGTCCTTCGGGGAGCCGCCGCCGGTGACCCCGCCTCCCGCGGAGCCGCTGCCGGACCTGCTGACCCTGGATCTGGCGGAGCTCGGCACCATCGAGCACCCGGTGCTGCGCGAGGTGGTGGGCGAGTTGCGGGCCAGGGCGGCCGAGCAGAGCGAGATGCTCTGGGGGTTCGACAACTCCTTCTGA
- a CDS encoding AAA family ATPase translates to MTESSEWLIYRGAGEPHDGIERLPDPPPWRDFSSRDAAGSGDGSEDRRLGAHRHLAELHRPGAEELEMINAALYLRRPLLVTGSPGAGKSTLAHSVAYELGLGTVLRWSIVSRSTLQDGLYHYDAIARLQDVQIAAQGGYGASAGSPGAVEGIGSYIRLGPLGTALLPSDTPRVLLIDELDKSDIDLPNDLLNVLEEGEFAIPELERIADRLPDGEAEVLTADGVKVRVRDGRVRCRAFPFVVLTSNGERDFPAPLMRRCIHLELGRPDHNRLATFVRAHLGDEAARAGDDLITRFLERSRSELLAADQLLNAIYLTDAAAPPSRDRLADLLIQRLDRPR, encoded by the coding sequence ATGACCGAATCCAGCGAGTGGCTCATCTACCGGGGCGCGGGCGAACCGCACGACGGCATCGAGCGGCTGCCCGACCCTCCCCCCTGGCGGGACTTCTCCAGCCGGGACGCGGCGGGTTCGGGCGACGGCTCCGAGGACCGCAGACTCGGCGCCCACCGGCACCTGGCCGAGCTGCACCGCCCCGGTGCCGAGGAGCTGGAGATGATCAACGCGGCGCTGTACCTGCGCCGCCCCCTGCTCGTCACCGGAAGCCCCGGCGCGGGCAAGAGCACCCTGGCCCACTCGGTGGCGTACGAGCTGGGCCTGGGCACGGTGCTGCGCTGGTCCATCGTCAGCCGCTCCACCCTCCAGGACGGCCTCTACCACTACGACGCCATCGCCCGTCTGCAGGACGTGCAGATCGCCGCGCAGGGCGGCTACGGCGCGTCCGCCGGATCGCCCGGCGCGGTCGAGGGCATCGGCAGCTACATCCGGCTCGGCCCCCTCGGCACCGCGCTGCTGCCCTCCGACACCCCGCGCGTGCTGCTCATCGACGAGCTGGACAAGAGCGACATCGACCTGCCCAACGACCTGCTCAACGTGCTGGAGGAGGGCGAGTTCGCCATCCCCGAGCTGGAGCGCATCGCCGACCGGCTGCCGGACGGCGAGGCGGAGGTGCTCACCGCGGACGGGGTGAAGGTACGGGTGCGCGACGGCCGGGTGCGCTGCCGGGCCTTCCCGTTCGTCGTGCTCACCAGCAACGGCGAACGCGACTTCCCGGCGCCGCTGATGCGCCGGTGCATCCACCTGGAGCTGGGCCGCCCCGACCACAACCGGCTGGCCACCTTCGTCCGGGCCCACCTGGGCGACGAGGCGGCCCGGGCCGGCGACGACCTGATCACCCGGTTCCTGGAACGCTCCCGCAGCGAGCTGCTGGCCGCGGACCAGTTGCTGAACGCCATCTACCTCACCGACGCCGCCGCCCCGCCCAGCCGCGACCGGCTCGCCGACCTGCTCATCCAGCGGCTCGACCGCCCGAGGTGA
- the fxsT gene encoding FxSxx-COOH system tetratricopeptide repeat protein: MSGARKPVEPTEGGTARQTVTIHYAGFNRAWAAWVGDRLERRGVRVVHLRWESPAEVPLVDLLRDLRLAEGRILIIVSEWYFQLGPRTHEEWNEALREVVAPDPSRFAAVSVTTATVPSAAAVLAPVDLTNMGAEEAERRLLDRLDLSSAPLVPTASQERRGPRFPASMPDVWGAVPRRNTRFTGREPLFNEAYSTLQRADPGAGVVTFHGMSGVGKTQLAAEYAHRFGSEYDVVWWVNAEKRVTYRRQLAELAPKLGLQTGQEYGERLRAVRDALRRGDPYSRWLLVLDGADEPDQIWDLVPTGPGHVIITSRNPEWGEHNSRLLEVPVYARDESVAFIRRRAPRLSEPDADQLADALEDLPLLLDQTAGWLNDSDLSVREYIALLEGGIDSDVVKVSADFPLAFQTAWSILLNKLRETVPASVDLLRLCTFFAPGFIPVRLLKEMPADELPEQLAGLLNDPLLWNKAVNQLRTYSVVRLESHEASVDESVSGGESLYLHRMVHQIVHKDMPDSDRREFVDVVRSALAAADPRRPTDPDLWPGYAEIVPHLKYADVLKSTDRQVQRLVFNCLRYMYFSGEYRAGIKLGERALESWRALLGETHPRIWELIYHYTNLLRAVGDYARTEALSRTAVDYLREERGPHDLEHLRAAAGLAGDLRGLGRYEEALELSQWVLAAYRELLGDQDSRTLNAQNNLAVSLRLLGRYEETLEVERQTMEARRQLLRPRHPWALSSEIAYAVDLRLLGRYAEAESIQRKNVRENRIVMGRDNPQTLRAEHNLAVCRYRLGDRDRTRDHADEREEPGPLLSSVLERGERVLGETHPLTLIFATSQSCYAREHGDIDQARELSEAVVARYEVMLAAGHPFIAGARANQALILRNVGEREHSHALIEQALSEMTEAVGKDHPWTLGCALNASALRNLVGDVERAADLTKDTAARAIESLGRTHPLTLSARIAHAADLRALRDRRQAEKVEQEALSDFDATLGNRHPHTVSARARTRPHWDFEPQIT, translated from the coding sequence ATGTCTGGAGCTCGTAAGCCGGTCGAGCCGACCGAGGGAGGGACCGCCAGACAGACGGTCACGATCCACTACGCCGGCTTCAACCGGGCATGGGCGGCCTGGGTGGGGGACCGGCTGGAGCGGCGCGGAGTACGGGTGGTGCACCTGCGGTGGGAGTCCCCGGCCGAGGTCCCCCTGGTGGACCTGCTGCGCGACCTGCGACTCGCCGAGGGCCGCATCCTCATCATCGTCAGCGAGTGGTACTTCCAGCTCGGGCCCCGCACCCACGAGGAGTGGAACGAGGCGCTGCGCGAGGTCGTCGCCCCCGACCCGTCCCGGTTCGCCGCCGTGTCGGTCACCACGGCGACCGTGCCGTCCGCCGCCGCGGTCCTCGCCCCCGTCGACCTGACCAACATGGGCGCCGAGGAAGCCGAACGGCGGCTGCTGGACCGGCTGGACCTGTCGTCGGCGCCCCTGGTCCCGACGGCCTCGCAGGAGCGGCGCGGCCCCCGGTTCCCCGCGTCGATGCCGGACGTCTGGGGCGCCGTGCCCCGCCGCAACACCCGCTTCACCGGCCGCGAGCCGCTGTTCAACGAGGCGTACAGCACGTTGCAGCGCGCCGACCCGGGCGCCGGCGTGGTCACGTTCCACGGCATGTCCGGGGTCGGCAAGACACAGCTCGCCGCCGAGTACGCGCACCGGTTCGGCTCCGAGTACGACGTGGTGTGGTGGGTGAACGCGGAGAAGCGGGTCACCTACCGGCGGCAGCTCGCCGAACTGGCGCCCAAGCTGGGCCTGCAGACCGGCCAGGAGTACGGCGAGCGGCTGCGCGCCGTCCGGGACGCGCTGCGCCGGGGCGATCCCTACTCGCGGTGGCTGCTCGTCCTCGACGGCGCGGACGAACCCGACCAGATCTGGGACCTCGTACCGACCGGGCCGGGGCACGTGATCATCACCTCCCGCAACCCCGAGTGGGGCGAGCACAACAGCCGGCTGCTGGAGGTCCCGGTCTACGCCCGCGACGAGTCGGTGGCCTTCATCCGCCGCCGCGCGCCGCGGCTGAGCGAGCCGGACGCCGACCAGCTCGCCGATGCCCTGGAGGACCTGCCGCTGCTGCTCGACCAGACGGCGGGCTGGCTCAACGACTCCGACCTGTCGGTGCGCGAGTACATCGCCCTGCTGGAGGGCGGCATCGACAGCGACGTCGTCAAGGTGTCGGCGGACTTCCCGCTCGCCTTCCAGACCGCCTGGTCGATACTGCTGAACAAACTCCGCGAGACCGTCCCCGCCTCGGTCGACCTGCTGCGCCTGTGCACCTTCTTCGCCCCCGGCTTCATCCCCGTACGGCTGCTGAAGGAGATGCCCGCCGACGAACTGCCCGAGCAGCTCGCCGGACTCCTCAACGACCCGCTGCTGTGGAACAAGGCGGTCAACCAGCTCCGCACGTACTCCGTGGTGCGCCTGGAGTCCCACGAGGCGTCGGTCGACGAGTCCGTCTCCGGCGGCGAATCGCTCTACCTGCACCGCATGGTCCACCAGATCGTGCACAAGGACATGCCGGACAGCGACCGGCGCGAGTTCGTCGACGTGGTCCGCAGCGCCCTGGCCGCGGCCGACCCCCGCCGCCCCACCGACCCCGACCTGTGGCCCGGCTACGCCGAGATCGTGCCGCACCTGAAGTACGCCGACGTCCTCAAGAGCACGGACCGGCAGGTGCAGCGGCTGGTCTTCAACTGCCTGCGGTACATGTACTTCTCCGGGGAGTACCGGGCCGGGATCAAGCTCGGCGAACGGGCCCTGGAGTCCTGGCGCGCACTCCTCGGCGAGACCCACCCGAGGATCTGGGAGCTGATCTACCACTACACCAACCTGCTGCGCGCCGTCGGCGACTACGCGCGTACCGAGGCGCTCAGCCGCACCGCCGTCGACTACCTGCGCGAGGAGCGCGGACCGCACGACCTGGAGCATCTGCGCGCCGCCGCCGGGCTCGCCGGCGACCTGCGCGGCCTGGGCCGCTACGAGGAGGCGCTGGAGCTGTCCCAGTGGGTGCTGGCGGCCTACCGGGAGCTCCTCGGCGACCAGGACTCGCGCACCCTCAACGCCCAGAACAACCTGGCCGTCTCGCTGCGCCTGCTCGGCCGCTACGAGGAGACCCTGGAGGTCGAGCGGCAGACCATGGAGGCGCGCCGCCAGCTCCTGCGGCCCCGGCACCCGTGGGCGCTCAGCTCGGAGATCGCCTACGCCGTCGACCTGCGGCTGCTGGGCCGCTACGCCGAGGCCGAGTCCATCCAGCGCAAGAACGTCCGCGAGAACCGCATCGTCATGGGGCGCGACAATCCCCAGACCCTCCGGGCGGAGCACAACCTCGCGGTGTGCCGCTACCGCCTGGGCGACCGCGACCGCACCCGGGACCACGCCGACGAGCGGGAGGAACCGGGGCCGCTGCTCTCCAGTGTCCTGGAGCGCGGGGAACGCGTGCTCGGCGAGACCCACCCGCTGACGCTGATCTTCGCCACCAGCCAGAGCTGCTACGCCCGGGAACACGGCGACATCGACCAGGCCCGCGAACTGAGCGAGGCCGTCGTCGCCCGCTACGAGGTGATGCTCGCCGCGGGCCACCCCTTCATCGCCGGTGCCCGCGCCAACCAGGCGCTGATCCTGCGCAACGTCGGGGAGCGGGAGCACAGCCACGCCCTGATCGAGCAGGCGCTGTCCGAGATGACCGAGGCCGTGGGGAAGGACCACCCCTGGACCCTCGGCTGCGCCCTGAACGCCTCCGCGCTGCGCAACCTCGTCGGCGACGTCGAGCGCGCCGCCGATCTCACCAAGGACACGGCGGCCCGGGCCATCGAGTCACTCGGCCGCACCCACCCGCTGACGCTGTCCGCGCGCATCGCCCACGCGGCGGACCTCAGGGCCCTGCGGGACCGCCGGCAGGCCGAGAAGGTGGAGCAGGAGGCCCTGTCCGACTTCGACGCGACCCTGGGCAACCGGCACCCCCACACCGTCTCCGCCCGCGCCCGCACCCGCCCGCACTGGGACTTCGAACCCCAGATCACCTGA
- a CDS encoding FxsB family cyclophane-forming radical SAM/SPASM peptide maturase: MSGEAATGPHPALPGRAARPAAAVPFRQFIVKAHGRCNLACTYCYLYEGPDTTWRARPAAAPAEVLDRTAARIAEHARTHGLTALALVLHGGEPLLAGAGTLAGFTARVRERVPDGCAVHATVQTNGTLLTEERLAVLAGAGIRVGISLDGGTAAHNRRRVDHAGRPSWPAAARGARLAAARFPGSYAGILTVVDPDLDPVGTYESLLALRPPALHLLLPHGNWSAPPPHLGGVRYGAWLRAVFDRWWAAGRREVRVRLFEECVALLLGLPARTEALGLAPFDAVVVETDGSIEQVDSLKSAYPGAARTGLDVFGNSFDEALRHPGVAARQAGAAALAPQCRACPLLRVCGGGHYAHRYRAGHGFRNPSVYCADLQHFIRHVAARLARAAAPGPSPTPTPPPPPSALPAPPPPPSPSSSSSSSEGGPP; the protein is encoded by the coding sequence GTGTCGGGAGAAGCAGCCACCGGTCCGCACCCCGCACTCCCCGGCCGGGCGGCACGGCCCGCGGCCGCCGTCCCGTTCCGGCAGTTCATCGTCAAGGCGCACGGACGCTGCAACCTGGCGTGCACCTACTGCTACCTCTACGAGGGCCCCGACACCACCTGGCGCGCCCGCCCCGCCGCCGCCCCCGCCGAGGTCCTGGACCGCACCGCCGCCCGTATCGCCGAGCACGCGCGCACCCATGGGCTCACCGCCCTCGCCCTGGTCCTGCACGGGGGCGAGCCCCTCCTCGCGGGCGCCGGCACCCTCGCCGGCTTCACCGCCCGGGTGCGCGAGCGCGTCCCCGACGGCTGCGCGGTCCACGCCACCGTCCAGACCAACGGCACCCTGCTGACCGAGGAGCGCCTCGCCGTGCTGGCCGGCGCCGGCATCCGCGTCGGCATCAGCCTCGACGGGGGCACCGCCGCGCACAACAGGCGGCGCGTCGACCACGCGGGCCGCCCCTCCTGGCCCGCCGCCGCACGCGGTGCCCGCCTGGCCGCCGCCCGCTTCCCGGGGTCGTACGCGGGCATCCTCACCGTCGTCGACCCGGACCTCGACCCGGTGGGGACCTACGAGTCGCTCCTCGCCCTGCGCCCGCCCGCCCTCCACCTGCTGCTGCCGCACGGCAACTGGTCCGCGCCCCCGCCGCACCTGGGCGGCGTCCGCTACGGCGCCTGGCTCCGCGCCGTCTTCGACCGCTGGTGGGCGGCGGGCCGCAGGGAGGTCCGGGTGCGGCTCTTCGAGGAGTGCGTGGCGCTGCTGCTGGGCCTCCCGGCCCGCACCGAGGCGCTGGGACTGGCGCCCTTCGACGCGGTCGTGGTGGAGACCGACGGCTCGATCGAGCAGGTCGACTCGCTCAAGTCGGCCTACCCCGGCGCCGCGCGGACCGGCCTGGACGTCTTCGGGAACTCCTTCGACGAGGCGCTGCGGCACCCCGGCGTGGCCGCCCGGCAGGCGGGCGCGGCGGCACTCGCCCCGCAGTGCCGGGCCTGCCCGCTGCTGCGGGTCTGCGGAGGCGGCCACTACGCGCACCGCTACCGCGCCGGGCACGGCTTCCGCAACCCCTCGGTGTACTGCGCCGACCTCCAGCACTTCATCCGCCACGTGGCCGCGCGCCTCGCCCGCGCCGCGGCCCCCGGCCCGTCCCCAACCCCAACCCCGCCCCCGCCGCCCTCCGCGCTCCCGGCCCCGCCCCCGCCCCCGTCTCCGTCCTCGTCCTCGTCCTCGTCCGAAGGGGGCCCTCCGTGA